From Pseudomonas fluorescens, one genomic window encodes:
- a CDS encoding methyl-accepting chemotaxis protein translates to MGSGLSRIVSGLQAGIERLASSAQSLSAVTEQTNLEVSSQKEETEQVATAMNQMTATVHDVARNAEEAAQAAQTADDKVENGQVVVRQSMQRIEQLADSATSASSSIDGLSAQIQNIGSVLDVIKSVAEQTNLLALNAAIEAARAGEQGRGFAVVADEVRALARRTRQSTEEIEGLVSALRAAAEASVQTIRGSGELVKLAVSDALQTESALGSIAAAVSLIQQMNQQIAAAAEQQSSVAEEINRSVTSIRASADQSSLAMQGNAASSIELAQLGGELKGMVGHFRL, encoded by the coding sequence ATGGGTTCAGGTTTGAGCCGGATCGTCAGCGGGTTGCAGGCGGGAATCGAGCGGTTGGCCAGCTCCGCGCAGTCACTGTCGGCAGTGACTGAGCAGACCAATCTGGAAGTCAGTAGCCAGAAGGAGGAGACCGAACAGGTCGCCACTGCCATGAATCAGATGACAGCCACTGTGCACGACGTCGCCCGCAACGCCGAAGAGGCTGCGCAGGCGGCACAGACTGCCGACGATAAAGTCGAAAACGGTCAAGTGGTGGTGCGCCAGAGTATGCAGCGGATTGAACAATTGGCGGACTCGGCGACCTCGGCCAGCTCCAGCATTGATGGCCTGAGCGCGCAGATCCAGAATATCGGCAGCGTCCTCGACGTAATCAAGAGTGTGGCCGAACAGACCAATCTGCTTGCACTCAACGCTGCTATCGAAGCTGCGCGCGCGGGTGAGCAGGGCAGGGGATTCGCGGTGGTGGCCGATGAGGTTCGGGCCCTGGCCCGACGTACCCGGCAATCAACCGAGGAGATCGAAGGGTTGGTCAGCGCCCTGCGCGCGGCGGCCGAGGCTTCAGTGCAAACGATCCGCGGCAGCGGCGAACTGGTCAAGCTGGCGGTCAGCGATGCGCTGCAGACTGAAAGCGCGCTGGGCAGTATTGCTGCAGCGGTTTCGTTGATTCAGCAGATGAATCAGCAAATTGCGGCGGCAGCCGAGCAGCAGAGTTCGGTGGCTGAAGAAATCAATCGTAGCGTGACCAGCATTCGTGCCAGCGCCGATCAATCGTCACTGGCAATGCAAGGCAATGCTGCATCGAGCATTGAACTGGCGCAATTGGGGGGTGAGCTCAAGGGAATGGTGGGGCATTTCAGGCTGTAG